In Nocardia yunnanensis, one DNA window encodes the following:
- a CDS encoding DUF418 domain-containing protein — MQTVHPALPAFWYGVQEFANPFLTLGYSAVIVWLTRYRWAGPVALLAPAGRMTASNYIGQSVIMMLLYTGYGLALADCIPPAGVVLLAVLTYLAQLRISAWWLRRHHYGPIEWVLRAATYGSLTRAAWVRR; from the coding sequence GTGCAGACGGTGCATCCCGCGTTGCCGGCGTTCTGGTATGGCGTGCAGGAATTCGCCAATCCGTTTCTGACACTTGGTTATTCTGCTGTCATCGTCTGGCTGACCAGGTACCGGTGGGCGGGCCCGGTGGCATTGCTCGCTCCGGCGGGGCGTATGACGGCGTCGAATTACATCGGCCAATCGGTGATCATGATGCTGCTCTACACCGGATACGGGCTCGCGCTGGCCGATTGCATTCCGCCCGCCGGCGTCGTGCTGCTCGCTGTACTGACCTATCTCGCGCAACTGCGTATCAGTGCCTGGTGGTTGCGGCGTCACCATTACGGACCGATCGAATGGGTGTTGCGCGCGGCGACCTACGGTTCGCTGACCCGCGCGGCCTGGGTGCGGAGATAG